The Mycolicibacterium boenickei genome has a segment encoding these proteins:
- a CDS encoding alpha-keto acid decarboxylase family protein: MSEIGYTVGDYLLDRLAELGVTEVFGVPGDYQLEFLDHILAHPTLRWVGGANELNAGYAADGYGRLRGMAALVTTFGVGELSAANAIAGSYAEHVPVVHIVGAPSKDSQGARRIVHHTLGDGDFEHFLRISREITCAQANLAPATATREIDRVLSEVREQKRPGYLLIATDVARFPTEPPSAPLPRYTGGTSPRALSMFTAAAADLIGDHRLTVLADFLVHRMGCVDELRALLAADTVGHATLMWGKSLVDESSPNYLGIYAGAASEDSVREAIEDAPVLVTAGVLFTDMVSGFFSQRIDPARTIDIGVNQSVVSGQVFAPLDMSAALDALTAILTERGVRSPELAPLPTRTPADPPARDAALTQEALWDRLSEALTPGNVVLADQGTSFYGMAGHRLASGVTFIGQPLWGSIGYTLPAALGAGLADRDRRTVLLIGDGAAQLTIQELGAFGREGLSPVVVVVNNDGYTVERAIHGVTAEYNDIAGWRWTELPAALGVPDALTFRVSTYGELDDALTTAAATPDHMVFVEVMLGRMDIPPLLTELAQSASDANSS, translated from the coding sequence ATGAGCGAAATCGGCTACACCGTCGGTGACTATCTGCTGGATCGCCTCGCCGAACTCGGGGTGACGGAGGTCTTCGGCGTCCCCGGCGATTATCAGCTGGAGTTCCTCGACCACATCCTGGCGCACCCGACGCTGCGCTGGGTGGGCGGCGCCAACGAACTCAACGCCGGCTATGCGGCCGACGGCTACGGCCGGCTGCGTGGCATGGCCGCCCTGGTCACCACCTTCGGCGTCGGCGAATTGTCGGCCGCCAACGCGATCGCGGGCAGCTACGCCGAACATGTGCCGGTGGTCCACATCGTCGGGGCACCGTCGAAGGATTCCCAGGGCGCCCGACGCATCGTGCACCACACCCTCGGCGACGGCGACTTCGAGCACTTCCTGCGGATCAGCCGCGAGATCACCTGTGCGCAGGCCAATCTGGCGCCGGCGACGGCCACCCGCGAGATCGACCGCGTGCTCTCGGAGGTACGTGAACAGAAGCGGCCCGGCTACCTGCTGATCGCCACCGACGTGGCCCGCTTCCCCACCGAACCGCCCTCCGCACCATTGCCCCGCTACACCGGCGGCACCAGCCCACGCGCGCTGTCGATGTTCACCGCGGCGGCCGCCGACCTGATCGGTGACCACCGGCTGACCGTGCTCGCCGATTTCCTGGTGCACCGGATGGGGTGTGTCGACGAACTCCGCGCGCTGCTGGCGGCCGACACCGTCGGCCACGCCACCCTGATGTGGGGCAAGAGCCTGGTCGACGAGAGCTCACCGAACTATCTGGGTATCTACGCCGGTGCCGCCAGTGAGGATTCGGTGCGCGAGGCGATCGAAGACGCACCGGTCCTGGTCACCGCGGGCGTGTTGTTCACCGACATGGTCAGCGGGTTCTTCAGTCAACGCATCGACCCGGCCCGCACCATCGACATCGGCGTCAACCAGAGTGTGGTGTCCGGGCAGGTATTCGCTCCACTGGACATGTCGGCCGCGCTCGACGCGCTCACCGCGATCCTCACCGAGCGCGGCGTCAGGTCACCCGAGCTGGCCCCGCTGCCCACCCGGACACCTGCCGACCCGCCCGCGCGGGACGCCGCACTGACTCAAGAAGCCCTGTGGGACAGGCTTTCCGAGGCCCTGACCCCGGGCAACGTGGTGCTGGCCGATCAGGGCACCTCGTTCTACGGGATGGCCGGCCACCGGCTGGCCTCCGGGGTGACGTTCATCGGACAACCCCTGTGGGGCTCGATCGGCTACACACTGCCGGCCGCGCTCGGTGCCGGGCTGGCCGATCGGGACCGGCGCACCGTACTGCTGATCGGTGACGGCGCCGCTCAGCTGACCATCCAGGAGCTGGGTGCGTTCGGCCGCGAGGGCCTGTCCCCGGTCGTGGTGGTGGTCAACAACGACGGCTACACCGTGGAACGCGCAATCCACGGTGTCACAGCCGAATACAACGACATCGCCGGTTGGCGCTGGACCGAGCTGCCCGCCGCGCTCGGTGTCCCCGACGCGCTCACCTTCCGGGTCAGCACCTACGGCGAACTCGACGATGCGCTGACCACCGCGGCGGCCACGCCCGATCACATGGTGTTCGTCGAGGTGATGCTGGGCCGGATGGACATCCCGCCGCTGCTGACCGAATTGGCGCAATCCGCGTCGGACGCCAATTCGAGCTAG
- a CDS encoding CaiB/BaiF CoA transferase family protein → MTNTGPLAGVRVIELGGIGPGPHAAMMLSDLGADVVRVRRPGGLTMPAENVDLLHRGKRIVDLDVKSEPGKLLDLVAKADVLLDCFRPGTCERLGIGPADCEAVNSRLIFARITGWGQDGPLATTAGHDINYLSQTGALSAIGYRDRPPVAPLNLVADFGGGSMLVVIGIVTALYERERSGKGQVIDAAMVDGVSMLSQMMWTMRATGSLRDERESFLLDGGAPYYRTYETSDGGYMAVGSIEPQFFAQLVAGLGLDASEIPGQFELARYDEMRAIFTERFASKTRDEWTEIFAGTDACVTPVLTWGEAAKSEHLLDRSTLITVDGVAQAAPAPRFSRTSPGMPGQPPQSSTDIADIGWT, encoded by the coding sequence ATGACCAACACCGGACCGCTCGCCGGAGTGCGAGTTATCGAACTCGGCGGCATCGGCCCTGGGCCACACGCCGCGATGATGCTCTCGGACCTTGGCGCCGACGTGGTGCGTGTGCGCCGGCCGGGAGGCCTGACCATGCCCGCCGAGAACGTCGACCTGCTACACCGTGGCAAGCGCATCGTCGACCTCGATGTGAAGAGCGAACCGGGCAAGCTGCTGGATCTGGTCGCCAAAGCCGATGTGCTGCTGGACTGTTTCCGGCCCGGCACCTGTGAGCGCCTGGGTATCGGCCCGGCCGACTGTGAGGCCGTCAACTCGCGGCTGATCTTCGCCCGGATCACCGGCTGGGGTCAGGACGGTCCGCTGGCCACCACGGCCGGCCACGACATCAACTACCTGTCGCAGACCGGTGCGCTCTCGGCGATCGGTTACCGGGACCGCCCGCCGGTGGCTCCGCTGAATCTCGTCGCCGATTTCGGCGGCGGCTCGATGCTCGTCGTCATCGGCATCGTCACCGCGCTGTACGAGCGGGAGCGCTCCGGCAAGGGCCAGGTCATCGATGCCGCGATGGTCGACGGGGTCAGCATGCTGTCGCAGATGATGTGGACCATGCGGGCCACCGGATCGTTGCGCGACGAGCGTGAGTCGTTCCTGCTCGACGGTGGTGCCCCGTACTACCGGACCTACGAGACCTCCGACGGCGGCTACATGGCAGTCGGGTCGATCGAACCGCAGTTCTTCGCGCAGTTGGTGGCGGGTCTCGGACTGGACGCGAGTGAGATCCCCGGGCAGTTCGAGTTGGCCCGTTACGACGAGATGCGGGCAATCTTCACCGAGCGCTTCGCGAGCAAGACGCGCGACGAGTGGACCGAGATCTTCGCCGGCACCGACGCCTGCGTGACACCGGTGCTCACCTGGGGCGAAGCTGCCAAGAGTGAGCATCTGCTGGACCGGTCGACGTTGATCACCGTCGACGGTGTCGCCCAGGCCGCCCCGGCCCCGCGGTTCTCCCGAACCTCCCCGGGAATGCCCGGTCAGCCGCCGCAGTCGAGCACCGACATCGCCGACATCGGCTGGACCTGA
- a CDS encoding TIGR03564 family F420-dependent LLM class oxidoreductase — protein sequence MPTGVVLALNPSAPNVVDAAISQARTAYAAGVRQIWLAQQFDVDAITLSALIGAAVPGLGVGTSVVPINPRHPLLVASAAQTAQAAAHGNFTLGLGLGSHAPEHRAFGTVWSDPVGRLREHLQVLRAIFDDRAVDFHGSAFTARPEWPVHVPGGVPVPVYVAAMGPKALQVTGELADGTLPYLAGPRTVGEFIVPTITEAATAVGRPQPRVVAMVPVLVDDDADAARAAAAERLAFYATIPSYQKVIAREQVSSVAELAAVGSAEQVRAQLQRYLDAGATDVALSPIRTEPEDLAALWAVAATLP from the coding sequence ATGCCCACCGGAGTCGTCCTCGCCCTGAACCCGTCCGCCCCCAACGTCGTCGACGCGGCGATCTCGCAGGCCCGTACCGCGTATGCGGCCGGGGTCCGTCAGATCTGGCTGGCCCAGCAATTCGACGTCGATGCCATCACGCTGTCCGCGTTGATCGGGGCGGCTGTGCCCGGCCTCGGGGTGGGTACCTCGGTGGTCCCGATCAATCCTCGGCACCCGCTGCTGGTGGCTTCTGCCGCACAGACTGCCCAAGCCGCCGCGCACGGCAATTTCACGCTGGGGCTCGGCCTGGGTTCGCATGCCCCTGAGCATCGGGCCTTCGGCACGGTGTGGTCCGACCCCGTGGGCCGGCTGCGGGAGCACCTGCAGGTGCTGCGGGCGATCTTCGACGATCGAGCCGTCGACTTCCACGGCTCGGCATTCACCGCACGCCCCGAGTGGCCCGTACACGTACCCGGCGGCGTCCCGGTCCCGGTGTACGTGGCGGCGATGGGGCCCAAAGCCCTTCAGGTGACCGGTGAATTGGCCGACGGGACACTGCCGTACCTGGCCGGCCCGCGCACGGTGGGGGAGTTCATCGTGCCGACGATCACCGAGGCAGCCACGGCGGTCGGCCGGCCACAACCGCGGGTGGTGGCAATGGTTCCGGTCCTTGTCGACGACGACGCCGACGCTGCCCGGGCTGCCGCCGCGGAACGGCTCGCGTTCTATGCGACGATCCCGTCGTATCAGAAAGTCATTGCCAGGGAACAGGTTTCCAGCGTAGCCGAACTGGCGGCCGTCGGGTCAGCGGAGCAGGTGCGCGCACAGTTGCAGCGTTATCTCGACGCCGGTGCCACCGATGTGGCGCTGAGCCCGATCCGGACCGAACCGGAGGATCTGGCCGCGCTGTGGGCGGTGGCCGCCACGCTGCCCTAG
- a CDS encoding sensor domain-containing protein codes for MSDETKSLTQSAERWLSLAALVVAPTSLITGLCYFFGLLFIRNKLQYFGVDPSTLGYTSSDYAVTTVGLFFFAALRVLAVLAVLAVLAVAVRHWVASGRRITLLRSIAWLITGLGAASLTVAVVWLTTERSLIKWVIVNPPDVYMAVTIAAGIALLTAGYWTLALTGLSRLPKPAERALLALAATGLVVALFWATDLYAVAQGKGHGGYAASRLWAADGDYTAVQLDTTEALNLPDNLVKTTVLPSQGPSAPPLYRYQCLRVLEAHGGRYVLVPARWSREQGYAITVTPDATHRITGIVDSTPVVQGPSIDPFWQCPELVRSYGKPDLGTILIGPEEVQTIVDARGLRAAGPDVDTDDAPATGTSTPAEGCAPEGDPSGIPAALPPYPARVPAAREREITGDIVWLRQRAMSFANPAEAAEFMARVQDRWGYCVGETAAVNRHGQAQPRTLGTHGLQEGILSMPDSAPSTAVEDCTQALAAKSNIVIAVDICGTKEPSRAVAVVYAMRDRIPTD; via the coding sequence GTGAGCGACGAGACGAAGTCGCTCACCCAGTCCGCGGAGCGGTGGCTGAGCCTCGCGGCCCTGGTCGTCGCGCCGACATCACTCATCACCGGGTTGTGTTATTTCTTCGGCCTGCTGTTCATCCGGAACAAGTTGCAGTATTTCGGTGTCGATCCGTCGACGCTGGGTTACACCTCGTCCGACTACGCCGTCACCACCGTGGGACTCTTCTTCTTCGCCGCCCTGCGGGTCCTGGCCGTCCTCGCGGTGTTGGCTGTGCTGGCCGTGGCCGTTCGGCACTGGGTGGCGTCAGGGCGCCGAATCACGTTGTTGCGCAGCATCGCATGGTTGATCACGGGTCTGGGCGCAGCAAGCTTGACGGTCGCGGTGGTGTGGCTGACGACCGAGCGCAGCCTCATCAAATGGGTAATCGTCAATCCCCCGGACGTGTACATGGCGGTGACGATCGCCGCCGGGATCGCCCTACTGACCGCAGGCTATTGGACCCTGGCCCTCACCGGCCTGAGCCGGCTGCCCAAGCCCGCGGAGCGGGCATTGCTCGCCCTGGCGGCCACGGGGCTCGTGGTGGCGTTGTTCTGGGCCACCGACCTGTACGCCGTCGCGCAGGGCAAGGGCCACGGCGGCTATGCCGCGAGCCGGCTGTGGGCCGCCGACGGTGATTACACCGCAGTACAACTCGACACCACAGAGGCGCTGAATCTGCCGGACAACCTGGTCAAGACGACGGTGCTCCCCAGCCAAGGGCCGTCGGCCCCGCCGCTCTACCGCTACCAGTGCCTTCGCGTGCTCGAAGCACACGGTGGGCGCTACGTGCTGGTACCGGCCAGGTGGTCGCGGGAGCAGGGTTACGCGATCACGGTGACCCCCGACGCGACGCACCGCATCACCGGAATCGTGGACTCGACCCCGGTTGTGCAAGGCCCCAGCATCGACCCGTTCTGGCAATGCCCGGAACTGGTTCGCAGCTACGGAAAGCCTGACCTCGGAACGATTCTGATCGGGCCAGAGGAGGTACAGACCATCGTGGATGCGAGAGGTCTCCGTGCAGCCGGCCCCGACGTCGACACCGACGACGCACCGGCCACCGGCACGTCCACTCCGGCGGAAGGTTGTGCGCCCGAAGGCGATCCGTCGGGAATCCCCGCGGCGCTGCCGCCGTACCCGGCAAGGGTACCGGCGGCACGGGAACGCGAGATCACCGGTGACATCGTGTGGTTACGGCAACGCGCCATGAGCTTCGCCAACCCCGCCGAGGCCGCGGAGTTCATGGCGCGCGTCCAGGACCGCTGGGGTTACTGTGTCGGCGAGACCGCCGCGGTGAACCGACACGGGCAGGCTCAACCCCGCACCCTCGGCACACACGGATTGCAGGAAGGCATTCTGTCCATGCCTGATTCGGCGCCGTCGACCGCTGTCGAGGACTGCACGCAGGCGTTGGCAGCCAAGTCCAACATCGTCATCGCCGTCGATATCTGCGGAACCAAGGAACCATCGCGTGCCGTTGCCGTCGTCTACGCCATGCGCGATCGGATACCCACCGACTAG
- a CDS encoding universal stress protein — MSEHDVRHGIVVGVDGSSSSDAAVAWAAETAVLRGVGLTLVHALPGAASPVWLDVALPQEYWDYQDQQGQEILDAARGVAVKTIAGQQEPRIIAKAVPGHAVATLIDYSRNADLLVVGSRGLSKWGRRLLGSVSSSLAAHAHGPVAVIPEGEHPKDGPVVVGVDGSRASEFATEIAFDEASRRGVELVVVHTWTDLNFEFPDVKWEDLSSEAERALAEQLAGWCERYPDVVVRRVVMPDKPARQLLAQAETAQLVVVGNRGRGGFTGLLLGSVSSAVVHSSTAPVIVARQTS; from the coding sequence ATGAGTGAACATGACGTCCGCCACGGCATCGTCGTCGGCGTCGATGGATCGTCTTCGTCGGACGCCGCAGTGGCCTGGGCGGCGGAAACGGCGGTGCTGCGCGGCGTCGGGCTCACGCTCGTGCACGCGCTCCCCGGCGCCGCATCCCCGGTCTGGTTGGATGTCGCGCTGCCCCAGGAGTATTGGGACTATCAGGATCAGCAGGGCCAGGAAATCCTCGATGCGGCACGGGGTGTTGCGGTCAAGACCATCGCCGGCCAGCAGGAACCCAGGATCATCGCGAAAGCGGTACCCGGGCACGCGGTGGCTACCCTGATCGACTACTCGCGCAACGCCGATCTGCTGGTCGTGGGCTCCCGCGGCTTGAGCAAGTGGGGACGCCGGCTGCTCGGGTCGGTGAGCTCGAGCCTGGCGGCGCACGCCCACGGCCCGGTCGCGGTGATCCCCGAGGGCGAGCACCCGAAGGACGGCCCGGTGGTGGTCGGGGTCGACGGGTCGCGCGCCTCCGAATTCGCCACCGAAATCGCCTTCGATGAGGCATCGCGCCGCGGTGTGGAGCTCGTGGTGGTGCACACCTGGACCGACCTGAACTTCGAGTTTCCCGACGTGAAGTGGGAAGACCTGAGTTCGGAAGCGGAGCGCGCCCTCGCCGAGCAGTTGGCCGGCTGGTGCGAGCGCTACCCCGATGTGGTGGTGCGGCGTGTGGTGATGCCCGACAAGCCGGCCCGGCAGCTGCTCGCGCAGGCGGAAACCGCGCAGCTGGTGGTGGTCGGCAATCGTGGACGGGGTGGATTCACCGGACTGCTGCTCGGCTCGGTCAGTTCCGCGGTGGTGCATTCGTCCACGGCTCCGGTGATCGTCGCCCGGCAAACCAGCTGA
- a CDS encoding universal stress protein: protein MTSSDAPVVVGIDGSDGALSAARWAGAVAARFGAPLRIVHALPSVGRNLTQTAAAFTAAMMSYQRDMAEAFLKAADEAVRADNPELSVSTVSFNEPADQVLIDASSGARLVVLGGKKVTPAAALLLGSTALSVATRAACPVVAFRGESVAPGDGPVVVGVDDSPAAQAALELAFEFADRFGLAVNAVRSLSLAAPAETGVTIPLLIDWDGVESAELADLTETVDVHNKRHPGVDAKCFIEPDSPGKALLKHVADSGLVVVGSRGRNALAGVLLGSTSLNLLHHSPVPVMICRAAPQGGSNE from the coding sequence GTGACTTCCTCGGACGCACCAGTAGTAGTCGGAATCGACGGCAGCGACGGCGCGCTGAGCGCGGCCCGCTGGGCAGGCGCGGTCGCCGCGCGGTTCGGTGCGCCGCTGCGCATCGTGCACGCGCTGCCGTCGGTCGGCCGGAACCTGACCCAGACCGCGGCGGCGTTCACCGCGGCGATGATGTCGTATCAGCGCGACATGGCCGAGGCCTTCCTCAAGGCGGCTGACGAGGCCGTGCGTGCCGACAATCCCGAGTTGTCGGTGTCCACCGTCTCGTTCAACGAGCCCGCCGACCAGGTGCTGATCGACGCCAGCTCCGGCGCGCGGCTCGTCGTCCTCGGCGGCAAGAAGGTGACTCCGGCCGCGGCGCTGCTGCTCGGGTCGACGGCGCTGTCGGTGGCGACCCGGGCGGCGTGCCCCGTGGTCGCCTTCCGCGGGGAGTCGGTGGCGCCGGGTGATGGGCCCGTCGTCGTCGGAGTCGACGACAGCCCCGCGGCCCAGGCCGCGCTGGAGCTGGCGTTCGAATTCGCCGACCGGTTCGGGTTGGCGGTCAACGCAGTGCGCTCGTTGTCGTTGGCCGCACCGGCCGAAACCGGTGTCACCATCCCACTGCTGATCGACTGGGACGGCGTCGAGTCCGCCGAACTGGCCGATCTCACCGAGACCGTCGACGTCCACAACAAGCGCCACCCCGGCGTTGACGCCAAGTGCTTCATCGAGCCGGACTCGCCCGGTAAGGCGCTGCTGAAGCATGTCGCCGACTCGGGGCTGGTGGTGGTCGGGTCCCGGGGTCGCAACGCGCTGGCCGGGGTGCTGCTGGGCTCGACCAGCCTGAACCTGCTGCACCACAGCCCCGTGCCGGTGATGATCTGCCGCGCTGCGCCACAAGGAGGTTCGAATGAGTGA
- a CDS encoding SRPBCC family protein has product MAVQASREAVFDASPEAIMEVLADVDALPSWSALHRRIKVIDRYPDGKPHHVKATMRLLGITDKETLEFHWGDYWMVWDAEPNLQQRGQHIEYNLTPEVDKTRVRFDVIVDLAMPIPEFLINRARTLVLDVAIERLRQRVMSNSRRR; this is encoded by the coding sequence GTGGCTGTGCAGGCATCACGCGAGGCCGTCTTCGACGCCTCGCCGGAGGCGATCATGGAAGTGCTCGCCGATGTCGACGCGCTACCGTCCTGGTCTGCATTGCACCGGCGCATCAAGGTCATCGACCGCTACCCGGACGGCAAGCCCCACCACGTCAAGGCGACGATGCGTCTGCTCGGAATCACGGACAAGGAAACGCTCGAATTCCACTGGGGCGATTACTGGATGGTGTGGGATGCCGAGCCCAACCTGCAGCAGCGCGGGCAACATATCGAATACAACCTGACTCCTGAGGTGGACAAGACTCGGGTGCGGTTCGACGTCATCGTCGACCTCGCGATGCCCATCCCGGAGTTCCTGATCAACCGCGCCAGGACACTCGTCCTCGATGTCGCCATCGAGCGATTGCGTCAGCGCGTCATGAGTAATTCACGCCGCCGTTGA
- a CDS encoding GntR family transcriptional regulator, which produces MRAPRRSALLEQLVTAGHSQQAVLDELRRAILDGGVPPGTPIPLAEVADAFGVSQIPVREALKTLIGEGLVAHRRNAGYRVALLTAQELREIYIVRETLESASLAAAVANASDTDRAAAVAVNHLLQQAIADDDAAAYHRQSRNFHAALTRPSRMHRLLHMLEAAWNVTEPVQSMVHVSQEARAQLHADHGDMLDAFLVGDAPRLVAVSELHAARLNAVIATLPTRTGLLA; this is translated from the coding sequence ATGCGGGCTCCGCGACGATCGGCGCTGCTCGAACAGCTGGTGACGGCCGGCCATTCGCAGCAGGCGGTCCTCGATGAGCTGCGCCGGGCCATCCTCGACGGCGGAGTGCCTCCGGGCACCCCGATCCCGCTCGCCGAGGTGGCCGACGCATTCGGGGTCAGCCAGATCCCGGTGCGAGAGGCGCTGAAAACCCTCATCGGCGAGGGTCTGGTGGCCCACCGCCGAAACGCCGGCTACCGCGTGGCACTGCTGACCGCTCAGGAACTTCGCGAAATATACATCGTGCGTGAGACTTTGGAGTCAGCCTCGTTGGCGGCTGCGGTGGCCAACGCATCGGACACCGACCGGGCCGCGGCGGTCGCGGTGAACCACCTGCTACAACAGGCGATCGCCGACGACGATGCCGCGGCGTATCACCGTCAGAGCCGTAACTTCCACGCCGCTCTGACCCGGCCGTCCCGCATGCATCGGCTGCTCCACATGCTCGAAGCCGCCTGGAACGTCACCGAACCTGTGCAATCGATGGTGCACGTCAGTCAGGAAGCTCGGGCCCAGCTGCATGCCGACCACGGCGACATGCTCGACGCATTCCTGGTCGGCGACGCACCGCGCCTGGTCGCGGTTTCCGAACTGCATGCCGCGAGGCTCAACGCCGTGATCGCCACCTTGCCGACGCGGACGGGGCTGTTGGCGTAG